From Seriola aureovittata isolate HTS-2021-v1 ecotype China chromosome 16, ASM2101889v1, whole genome shotgun sequence, one genomic window encodes:
- the zdhhc3b gene encoding palmitoyltransferase ZDHHC3, protein MKSPAHRTRDIERQAGYLRPEHCAPPPPRTSSDTMWFIRDGCGIVCGVITWLLVFYAEFVVVFVMLLPAKNVAYSLFNGVLFNGLAFLALASHAKAMCTDPGAVPKGNATKEFIESLQLKPGQVVYKCPKCCSIKPDRAHHCSVCKRCIKKMDHHCPWVNNCVGENNQKYFVLFTMYIALISFHALIMVAFHFVLCFEEDWTKCSNFSPPATVILLILLCFEGLLFLIFTAVMFGTQVHSICTDETGIEQLKKEERRWAKKSKWMNMKVVFGHPFSVAWLSPFATPDHGKADVYQYIV, encoded by the exons ATGAAGAGCCCGGCGCACCGCACCAGGGACATCGAGCGGCAAGCTGGCTACCTGAGGCCCGAGCACTGCGCCCCTCCCCCGCCCCGCACCAGCTCCGACACCATGTGGTTCATCCGCGACGGCTGCGGCATCGTGTGCGGCGTCATCACCTGGCTCCTGGTCTTCTATGCTGAGTTTGTGGTGGTGTTCGTCATGCTGCTTCCCGCCAAGAACGTGGCCTATAGCCTCTTCAACGGGGTGCTCTTCAATGGCCTGGCCTTCCTCGCCCTCGCCTCTCACGCCAAGGCAATGTGCACAGACCCG GGAGCCGTGCCTAAAGGGAACGCTACCAAAGAATTCATCGAAAGCCTGCAGCTCAAACCAGGACAGGTGGTGTACAAATGTCCCAAGTGCTGCAGCATCAAGCCTGACAGAGCTCACCACTGCAG TGTGTGTAAACGCTGCATCAAAAAGATGGACCACCACTGTCCCTGGGTGAACAACTGTGTCGGAGAGAACAACCAGAAATACTTTGTGCTCTTCACA atgtaCATTGCACTAATATCCTTCCATGCACTCATCATGGTGGCTTTCCATTTTGTGCTCTGCTTTGAAGAAGACTGGACAA AATGCAGTAACTTCTCTCCACCAGCAACcgtcatcctcctcatcctcctctgcttcGAGGGTCTTCTCTTCTTGATTTTCACTGCAGTCATGTTTGGGACTCAGGTTCACTCCATCTGCACCGACGAGACG GGTATTGAGCAGCTGAAAAAGGAGGAGCGAAGATGGGCCAAAAAGTCTAAATGGATGAATATGAAAGTGGTGTTTGGCCATCCGTTCTCTGTAGCCTGGCTGAGCCCGTTCGCAACACCCGATCACGGCAAGGCGGACGTGTACCAGTACATAGTGTGA